GGAAAATTTTCTTTCACACAGCAGATTTTAAACTCATTCCTGGAATTTTCTTGTAAATACCCGGGGGTGGTAGAGTTTACAAGGTGGATGGCTCGGCTGCCAGTTAACTACTAGAGACCATCACTTCAAGGTGGATTCTGTGACTTCTAGAAAAGTCTGAGGCCTGGAATTGGGAAGGCAGTTAATGCTCTTGGTTACCTAGCCCATTAAAGACCAACCTGATGCTTAATGACTTTTCCAGGTGTGGTTTATAATCTCAGCTTCACAGCAGTCCTGTGGAATTCCTATCGCCCCTCTTTATAGACGAGAAGATTTCAGTAACGTAACCAAGGTTATACAATAACTGTTGAgcacaggatttgaacccaggtcttcaaTGCCTAAATTTGCACCATGCTGGGAAAGAACGGTCTGAGGGCTTCTTGGCCATCTTGATGATCCAGAACTTTCTGGAAGCCATATGTCTGGTTTTGGAGAAATGTGTTTGGTTTAGAGTAAACatggattttatttttcaatCTAATTCACAGGTGCCAGCTTCAGCTGGCCAAATCTCAAGACTCTATGCAGCCTGTTATGAACAGGGGATTGGGATCTGTTTTGGGTTTTCAGGCACACTGCTAGCCATCATACCACCTTTATCCCACTAAGGGAGAATTTCTGGGTGGGGTGTTATCAGGCTGCAGTACCCATATAACTTAACTATCTCGTTCACACCCCGTAGACCTGAGGCCACCATGTGTCCTTGGCGACACTCAAAGCCAGATCTTCCTGGCCCCCTGCCATGGGCCCTATGCCTCTAATCACCTAAGGCTCTATACTTCTACAGTCATGCACTGCATAAGGTCCATTCAGGCAACGTCCAGCCACATACACGTCCGTGGTCCAATAAGGTTATaaaagagttcagaaatcctgagaATGCGACATAGTGGATATGACCAGGTATAGGGAATGCAACAGCTTCCTACAAGCAATGTGCATATCTCACGTCTCTTGTAGACAAAGTGATTGTGTTGCCAGGTGTATAATGGTACAGTAGATAAGTAGCCTATAATACATGTtgtgatagtcataataaacacctatgttactggcttatgtatgtgCTGTGCTATACTTCCTAtgattattttaatgtgaacttttaCTATTTACAAATAAAAGGTTTACCATATAAGAGTGTATGCTTTGACTTGTAGGCGGCAGTATCCAATCTCATATCATGTgtgtcttgagtgttgtagctttctccttctgtttaattttcttttgaaaatattactgtgaagtgcatcatggctcccaaatgcagcaaaaccagtgctagtgataATAGAAgtaagaggcaaaggagaaataTCAATTTGGAGGTGAAACAAGGTTATTGAACAACATGAAGGTGGAAGATCAGTGAATGTTATTGATCGTGATTTAAGCATGTGACACTTGACAATTGCCATGATcctcaaaaaataagaaaaaatttcccAAGCTGTTAAAGGAttagctccactgaaagctacaaGGCTAATGAAAGTGTGAGAGATACTCACatcagatatggagaaattgctaaTGACCTGGATTGAGAAACATACACAAAAGCGAATTCCTCTCGGCACCTTCTGGATAACTGCTAAGGCACAAAAAAAAACTTGGTCAAGATGCTTAAAGAAGCAGCAGGACCAGACTTACAATATCAAGCTTAGTGCCAACTCTGGGCAGTTCAAGCGCTCCAGACAACACATCCCACTATATAATGTGAAAGTATGAGTGGTGATCTGCAAGTGTTGATGCGAAAGCGGCAGAAGACTTTGTCGAAACCGTAGATAAACTAATTGTAGAGAGAGGTTATTTGCCCCTGCAAATTTTAAATATGGAAGAAACCTTATTCTGGAAGTGAATGCCTGAAAAAACCTTCATCTGTAAGGATGAAATACAGtactgtgtgtatgtattttgGCTGTTAAGGCAATACAAGTATACTAGAGTATTCCATACATCTTTGCTAACTGTATAATAAGGTATttacacaatgtccaaatcacgtAACATCCTATTACACAGGACATATAGTGGACGTTAAGCAACGCATGACTATACTCTCTTGATTCCAGGTACGAACTCGAAATAGCAACAGTGCCTCCAGACGGGAGAGGCACAGGCCCTCCCTACGTTCCACCCGAGGCCGGCAGGGCCGAAATCACGTGGACGAGTCCCCAGTGGAGTTCCCAGCTACCAGGGTTGGTCCCCCAGatgcccagacccctgccctcaTCTGTAGTCAGAAGATCTGACTTACCTACTGCACTGGTGTATCACCTGTTTCCTTTCTTCATGCTGATCTTATTTTCAGGATCGTGCTTTTCCTTTCTGGATATGCTTCTCTTAAGCCTGATGGTTTCTCTCCTGACTATGTTCCAAATGGAATTGTGCAGAATTCCCTGCTGATTGAGTACTTGCCCCACTTGAGCCACTGGCATTCAGAACTGTCTTATCTCCCTGGTATGTCTCCTTTGACTGTATAAGCTCACCCCAGCGTTACAGCACTCTCCACTCTTATGCCAAGGTTGGGTGCACAGCAGATACCTAAACCAGTGATCCTCTCCGAGCTTGGCATTAACCATCACTATGCCTTCATTTCAGTTCTGTCTCTGGTCTAACAAGTTGTTATGATGGCTTTCTCCAGCATCCAGCCATTTACAGGATACTTCTTTCTGAAAAACAGTCCTTGCTGGTCTCTTTATTGTTTAACTTAATTCTTTACTCTTTTTGCTTGTCCGGGAAGCAGTTGGTGGTACCATTGGTCTCTGGTAACCAGCCTGTTTTGTTGTGGCCCCAACTCTGTGCTCTTCTGTCTGTAGTCCCTGAGACGACGGGCAACATCCTCAGCAGGTACACCGTGGCTGTCCCCTGCCAGCCCCTACCTCACCATTGACCTCACAGATGATGATGTGACACCCCAGAGCAGCAGCACCCCATACAACAGCCTCATCCAGGACAGCCATCTGGAGAACTTAGAgtcaccacaggtggatggagaGGGTAGAGAAACAGACGGCACTGAGTATCAGGTAGGACAAGGAAGGACTTCCCACCGGGGCAGCCAAATGCCGAATGCAGGGAACAGAAAGCAAGTTACCAAGAGGTCACTCCCAGACATAACTCAAACACCATAGTTACCCACCTGACTTCTGATGTTCTAAATATTATATTTATGTGTAGAGATACCTGTACAAGGTTTGTATACATGAACAGAATCATTGTACATAGAAGAAGGcagactggcttttttttttaattaggaagtagagttgccccatggTTTTATGCTTGTATAATCCAGTAAGCGTTTTTGTACCATCATTAAATAACCAATTGAGCTTTTGTATTTTTCACTTAAGCAGGGCTGTATTAAGCCTCCTTATGCACGAATTTGAGGTGGTGTAGGAGTCCATTTTTGACACACATTACTTAGTTAGGACATCACACTGTAAGTACACTTATCTCCGCAGCCTACAGCAAGCTTTTTAACATAGTACTGTGTGCAGAGGGCCGAAAATTTTTGTTGCATTTTAATGGCTTTGTAAGAGACCATCCAGTCCCCTATGCTGGTAATTTCTAGgttattttttttactgtgatcTTTCAGTCTTGATGTGAATATTCAGTTGTCATCTTTTCATTCCCAGATGCTAGGTTAAATGTTAAAGTTATAATAATACAATGAAACACCCAACCTCAAACAATCCTGCCTTCTTCGGTGCCCCTTATATTTTTAATCAATTCTCACATAATCTTTAATCCATAACACATTGATAGGTAGGTGTGTATTTTTGGCGTCACTTTATGTCACAACTCTTTTCCCAAAGAGTTCTGTCAGTGCAGTATGGAAGCTATGGGTTGGGTGTTGAGGCTGTTGCTATTGATATCAATGgagtaggcagtgtttttccttGATCCTGGTTGTCTGTCTAATTATTGGAGTTACTTCGCTTGGTTTTTCTCCCTCCAGGATGGAAAGGAGTTTGGAATAGGCGACCTCGTGTGGGGAAAGATCAAGGGCTTCTCCTGGTGGCCCGCCATGGTGGTGTCCTGGAAAGTTACCTCCAAGCGCCAGGCCATTGCCGGCATGCGCTGGGTCCAGTGGTTTGGCGACGGCAAATTCTCAGAGGTGAGTCCAGGGCAAGGCAGGCTCTCAAGGGGGCCCCGTAGATGCATaggtttttacttttttgtatttGGTACATGACCTTTTAAGACCTGCTCTCTCCTGGTGGGTGTTGCCGTGGTGGAAGAGACAGGAACAGGGACGCTGCTGAGCATCTCTTAGCCCCAGAGAGAGTGGGGTTTTCCCGGTGGGCCTGGAGATGGGTTTAAGGTCACCTGGTGCCGGAGTGGTTTATTTCAGGACTGGGTTGTTGATTATTGGTATTAGCCAGTTTAAGCTAATCATTCTTAACTTAAGCACTTTTGTGTATTACGGAGTGTGCTTTGGTTCTTAATACTCTGTAGAAGGCACATATCTGAGATTTCCCAGTTGTTCCTATAAGATCGATCTCCTTTGGAGGTATTAGTCCAACCCTCACCACccagaggcccagagaagttaggTGAGGTACTTAAGGCAGGTTAGAAGGCAAGCTGGAGGCAGAGCAATCGGAACCAACATGGAGGCAGATGTTAGAATGACCATCTAGTACATCCCTGGGATTCAGCCTCAAGTTGAggttctagttttctaaggagtTGCACTCCCTGAGGCTAATTAAACACACTGAAATTATGCAAGGGCCTGGATCCTCTGAGACAGTCGGCAGATGCTCTCTGTGGCCAGCAGGGGGAGCTGAAGCACAATTGTCCTGTGGCTGTACTTTTCTTGAGCATCTAAGTTCAGGATGTGGGCAATGAATTGTGTGAAATGAAAGATGGGTCGAGGCCTAATGGTTGTAATTGCTTGGCCTCATGAGACACTAAAATGTGTTTTGCAAGATAGGGTCTGATGCTAATAGGATGCAGTGTGGGTCTGTTTGCATTGTGGAATGCAATTTCAATGTGGGGCCTGACTCTTGGGCCCCAATCCTGGACTGTACCCTGCCCAGCACACTTCTGTGTTGCACTGGGAGATTTTGGCTTTGAACAGTGTCTACGTTTTAGTGTATAGGAATCTACCACTGTAGTGAGCTCCACCTGTGGTTCCAAGAAATATGTTGAGCCTGTTTCTTCAAAGGTCAAATGGTGGTGGTATACTCAAGGGAAGTTGGGCTCTCTTTGCAAGCAAAATGGGCTCACAGGTACAAATCAGAGGGTATCTCAAGAGTGAGAACTCTTTGGAGAATGGTGCATCACCTAGCTCTTTCAGTTCTGCTTTGCATCCCTGAACACCCAATTCTCTCTCTTCCCACTGGCAACCCCATCAACCCATGCATGGCCTGGGGATTTGAGTGGGAAGGGGTGTCCTATACAGAGAGCACAGATTTCAGCCTCTACTGGAAGGTAGACATTAACACATCACAACTAAAAGGTGCTTActctgccaagcactgttctcTAAGCATACATTAAATTAACACTTTAATGAAAGGTTAAAATAGTATATTCATTACACCTAATATTCCCCATGCTCAGAAAGGAGGAGGGCAAGCAGGCAGGAGAACATGGACAAAACCCCCATATTGGAGCACCCACAGAGAATTTCAGGCCTTAGCTATGTGGGACTCACATCAGGAACCATGTGGATAATTTGCTCTGAAGATACATAATACAATTTACCCAGAATATCATACTTTTTCCACATTTCTTTTGAAGGTCTCATCTACCATTTTTCTGTGTATAGAATCCTTCAGGGGAATCTAcaccattgaattttttttttttttttttttgccgttttcccctgccccccccccccctttgAATTGACACCTGAAAGATATCCTCTATTAAAGGGTGTGAACATGTGAGAGCTGTACACTCTACGGACACATGCTGTTGGTGGGTGGTGatcacttctttcttttctaggTCTCTGCAGACAAGCTGGTGGCCCTGGGGCTGTTCAGCCAGCACTTTAACCTGGCCACTTTCAATAAGTTGGTCTCTTACAGGAAGGCCATGTACCACGCCCTGGAGGTAACACTGGAGGGGGGAATGAGGGCCTGGCCCCAAGAGCAGAGTGCAGCCACTGCAgacttattattttattattatttaagagATCCACAGAAAGGTAGCTCAGACTACAGTGTTGCCAAGATGGGTGTAGAGGGATCAGGCAGTCCCGGGAGGCAGTCAATGCAAACATGGTGGTGGCCTGATGGGCTTAGAGGTGCAGGCCGACCAGGGAGGCTTTCATTGCAAACGTTATGGTGGCCTGACATGCTTGATTACGAAAAAGCCCATTTGCTTAGAAGACAATGAAGGGACATGAGATTTCCCCCTGACTTCCCAGCTTCCCAGCATGGCTAGGTGGCTGGTACTGCCAGCTGAGCGAAGGAGGAGGAGCACTGTGAAATGGGTGGCAATATTCGTATCAGTTGATATGCTTTTGCAGAAACCACAAAACCTCCTTCTTTTACTTGATGTGGTTTTGTCTCGTGGCTAGGTAGCTGAGGTCATCTGTCCCCTTCCCTTATCTTTGGCCTGTGTTATTAACCCTTGTGAACCCTGAGgctcttttctctccctcccccttcacATGGAGCTGGAAAGATCAATGGCTTTTGTCTAGTATTTATGAGCCAGCCTCTGTCAAGTGTTGTACAAGCTTAATTAGATTTGAATCCTCATGGTTCTTCTGATATAGAACTCCCCATCTTTTCAGGGGACATAAAAGAAATCCAGTGCTGTCGCAAGGTGCAGAGGTAGTAGACCATGCTGACCCAGGCTTCTCCTAAAAGTTTTGGAGATAATTTTGGTTCCTCTGCCCTTGGGAATGTGCTGACCATCTCAAGTTCCTTGCAGGGGGAGGCTCCATAGTTGGCACCCTCATGGGAAGATTAGCTCTGCCCCTGCCGTCATGGCTTCCTGCCTGTCTTCCTGTACAGGCCCCACCTCCCTGTCACATACCACAGCCCAGGGCAGCTGTCTGGCATGAAAGCCCAGTGTAAAGGGGAATGCTGGCCCCAGATGGGGGTCCCTGAGTGTGGCCTGGCAAGAAGCCACGGTTCCTGTTCATCAGACTCTCCTTTGTCTCCGTAGAAAGCCAGGGTGCGAGCTGGCAAGACCTTCCCCAGCAACCCTGGAGACTCCTTGGAGGACCAGCTGAAGCCCATGTTGGAGTGGGCCCATGGGGGCTTCAAGCCCACTGGGATTGAGGGCCTCAAACCCAACAACAAGCAACCAGGTGGGAATAAGTCCCTGGTTCTGCTGCTTGTGGGAGGAACACTTGGGAAATGcaacccccaacccccaccccagctTCCAGCAACCAGAGTAAACCATGAGTTCTCTGGGGGTTTCTGTGAACCCTAGGACTATGGAAAAGCAAATCATCCAGGGCACGTGCAGGGGCATTAAAGCCTTATCTGGTCCCTGGTCACTTTCTTGGTAAAAGTCAAGAACGTACTATTTTGAGATGGAGTCTATCCTGAAAACTTCAGTTATCTGGGGCTCAAGGTAGAATCTTAACTAACACTGTTTAAAGGAAAAAAGAGTAAAGCCTTGCTTATTATAAAGAACTTGGAAAGTATTAATTTAAAAACAAGAACCCTAAGCCTCCTCCAGAACAAGATATCCCCCATGGTTAACATACTGACATGTGTGGTTTCATGTTGTCCCTCTCCTAAAGTCTGGGATGTGTCTAACAAGCTGTACATTTAATGtagtatttctgttttgttttatcgttttccctctcaaaaaaaaaaaaaaaaaaaaaagtggttaatAAGCCGAAGGGGCGTCGTGCAGGCAGTGGAAACTTAGAAACAAGGAAACACGGTATTCCCTTCCCGTATTTTGTCTATTCACTGTTTTCTATACACTTCTTTTCAACTTATGTTTGCATAGTCACTGGGGAAGAATCCAATCTCTTAAAGGCAActtgaacccctaaccctattccACCTCACGCCCCACCCTCACAATTGCCCCCCAGGTTCATGCTGTTGGGTGCACAACCTTCCAGCCTTTTCTCTATACTGGTTGAATTCCTGCTTTCCCCTTGATTTCTCAATAATAACAGTACACACTGTCAAGTATCCTTTGTGTCCttatggtttttaatggctgcttcATTTTCTTTCCAGGGGCAGAGTAGAATTTATATTACCGTGTCACAAGATTCACTGGCACTCTCCAGCAGCAATCTAAACGGGAGCcagatatataattaaaaaatgtcctAGTAATTGCAATGAAAAGACtagaaaaagaaacagatgaaaggaatattaatacattttatttaactcaatataTACAAATTATTGGTATTTCAGTATCTAATATAAAAAAGATTTTAcgtttattttttagtactaaaTCTCAAATCTTATAGCACACCTCAGTTCAGATGCCAAATGTCTATTGGAAATACTTGatctatattcagtgttcttaaAATTTATAGTTGAAAAAACAGATTGACATCTAAGCTGCCCCAAACATACTAAAGTTTTCCAAGAATTAAATCAATTGAGTTTATTTAAATTGAAactaaatgagaaattaatttctcaCTTACTCTATAGCCACAGATTGTAAGTGCTCATTGTTGACGAGTGACCATTGTCTACTTTGTTAGACGGCACAGGTATAGATGTTTTCGGGGTTTAAGCGGTGGACCAAGCTGCATCTACAAGGATATGTTcttttacaatattaaaaaaaaaaaaaaaaaaaaaccaaacctgttaccatcaggtggattccgacccatagcaaccctgtagtacagactagaactgccccatagggtttccaaggagcagctgctggattgaaactgcttacctttttggttagcagccatagttttcaacccctgcgccaccagggcagtTTATACCTATATTTGAAACCATGTAAATACGTGTTAAAAATGGAAGCTGAGAGTAAAGGCTTTTgaattgcctcttgatctgagTTGCCCATTCCGTGAAGACAGATGACATTCAGAATTGATCCCCCTTACATGCCCACATGTAGCTGGCACTCAGGCACGACAAGGTCTCTTTCCCGGCCCACGTGTTCCCCTGACCCTCCTCCTGCCAAGTGCCGGCTGCCATCTTCTTACTTTTCACAGAGAACAAAACGCGAAGGCGCACAGCTGATGACTCCACCACCTCAGACTACTGCCCCCCAACCAAACGCCTCAAGACAAATTGCTACAACAATGGCAAAGACCGTGGGGAGGAAGACCAGAGTCGAGGTGATTGGTGGTCTTAGGAGGCTGGGGGTAGATGGACTCATAATCACCCCATGTCAGGTGGGCAGGTATGGGGACCACTCAGAAAGGGATGTGGTGGTTAACATGGCTTAGTTCACCATTGAGAGGCTTCCTGACCCCATCTCACCCATTCTCTTTTCTAAACAGAGCAAATGGCTTTGGATGTTACCAACAACAAGAGCAGTCTGGAAGGTAATGTACTCTTCTTTCCAATCCCTCCCTTCTAGTTCCAGGGAGTACTCAAGGCCTGCTTATCTAACTTCTGCACCCTGCCTGTGTTTAACCCAGATGTCTTTCCACCTTGATCAGAGGTCGAGGAGTGGGTGGACTCTGGGTGTTTGTGGTGCCTTGCATTGTCCCTATGTCTTATTTCCTacactttataaaatgagttgccTGATGATTGAGTCTGACTCTGCTcctgagcagaaataaataaatgagcagaaagttggggacttGGGCAGAAAAGAAGCTAGGGCACAGCGACCAGGAGAACCTGACACCTGAAACTAAGATCTGTGGCATCTTCCCAAACAAGAGTTAGAACTAGCTTTGAGGTAAAAAAGGCAGGCACCTCCTTCACCATCCTTCTCTCTCGTGCCAACTCGGGTCCTCTGCTTGCCCTGCCTGAGAAGTGCTGCTGCACTTGGAACACTCTTCAGAACATATCCAGAGGAATTCTGAGTGTGTGAGGAAAGATCAGCTCCCTTGCTTCCACCATCTGTTCTTTTAGTCAACAAATAATAAGTGATTACTCAAATGCTGGCAAGGAAAAGAGCACAGTGCCTGACCCTGAGAACCTGAGTAAAGCTTAAGCTTAGAGCAGCCCCTGAGCATATTGGAAACTTTGTCCCAGCCCCCTTCCACCCAGGCCGAATCCACCCAACTGTCCTCTTTCCTGTGTGGGGAAGGTTGATCTTATGCATTGTAAAGGTCCTGGCTACCTGGTCAGCGCCAGGAATCAGTTCTGACCTGGTCATATGAAAGCAACACAAGATAACCTTCTCATGAAGGACCAATCCACTAAACCAAACCAGGGCTCTGAAATTGTAGCCTCGGCCTCTGTTCCTGAGGCGTATACAAGTACTAATCCTGTCTTGATTAGCTAGCAATTGGGGTCACTGCAAAGTCAAGTCTTTAAAGCTTCTCAAAGATTTTCATACCAGGCGTTCTCATTGACCTCTGCTACACGAGCCCTTGTTCAGTGGTCCTGTTGGACCATCCCTTTGCCTGACTTCCTTCTGCTTGATACTTTTTGAGGACTGTGCTACTTTGCAGCTGAGAGGCATATGTGGCATGAAGAATCCTTGACTCACTGATGGTTCTCTCAGTAAGTGTTCAGGAACTGCTAGACCCAAGGCATTAGCAATTTGGTGTTAGGGCCTCAATTGCTATAAGCCGTCATCCTGTCTTTCTTACAGATAGCTGTTTGTCCTGTGGTAGGAAAAACCCAGTCTCCTCCCACCCTCTCTTTGAGGGTGGGCTCTGCCAGACATGTCGGGTAAGTCTTCATCTCCTCACCCCGGaccttcctgcctcctccctcATCCCTGATTCTCTTCAGTTTCCCCAGCAACAGCACATCCTATGGCCGTTAGAAATTCCCTTCCCAGGGCTCATGCACCACCTTCCTCTCTGAGGCAGGTGCCAAGGACAGTTTGCAGCACCCAGCAGGGGTGCCCATCTGAGATGGAACACAGACCACCACCACTTTTCCCTGTGAAGGGCACCAAGCCATTAGTGACTTTTTCTGCTGCGTCCTAGGGCCTCAGCCAGCCAGTGAGCAAGCCAGGCCTGTTGGTCCCTGGTCTCCGATTTCACGAGTGTTTCTCTCTGGCCACCAGGATCGGTTCCTCGAGCTGTTCTACATGTACGACGACGATGGCTATCAGTCCTACTGCACTGTGTGCTGCGAGGGCCGTGAGCTGCTGCTCTGCAGCAACACGAGCTGCTGCCGGTGAGGGAGACACGACACGCCTGGGCCCTGAAGCCTGAGCGCAGCCCATCAAAGTCCTTTTCTTGCTTAATGGAATCCCAGCCAAGGGATTAACTGACCTGGAGGGAGGGCACAGGTCTGCCTGGGGCTGTGGTTGTCACATCTTTGAAGAGAAGGGACTATCAGGATGGGCCTAAGACAGGTTTGTCTGTCAGTGAGAAGAGGAGAGTGGTAGCACAGGAGGCTCCCTAGGCTTTGACTAGGCAGTGGGAGAACCTTTCTGGGTAAAGGGCATCAAAACATGCAAAGAGCCTGTGGGCTGGAAGTATTTGGACCATACACAAGGAAGTAAGAGATTCGTGTACCCCAAGGCACTCAGGATTAGTAAAGAGCCACTGTGGCATCTGAGAAGGTTTGAGGCCATCTCTCTGGGGAAAGAGGGGGCTAAGGACAGCTGCCTGATGACAACATATCCCTCATCCCCTGCCACTGGTCACAGGTGCTTCTGTGTGGAGTGCCTGGAGGTGCTGGTGGGCGCAGGCACGGCGGCGGATGCTAAGCTGCAGGAGCCCTGGAACTGCTACATGTGCCAGACACAGCGCTGTCATGGCGTCCTGTGGCGCCGGAAGGACTGGAATGTGCGCCTGCAGTCCTTCTTCACCAGTGACATGGGGCTTGAATACGTAAGCCACTGGCTTCTTCCCCTGGACCACAGTTCCCAGGGCTTTGGGGCTCTGTAGTTTTCTCGTCAAGAGTTAATAGAAATAAGATCCACTATATAAA
Above is a genomic segment from Loxodonta africana isolate mLoxAfr1 chromosome 24, mLoxAfr1.hap2, whole genome shotgun sequence containing:
- the DNMT3B gene encoding DNA (cytosine-5)-methyltransferase 3B isoform X4; this encodes MKGDTRQLNGEENASRREDSIITNGACSDQSSYSKDAPSPPILEAVGTPEIRGRRSSSRLSKREVSSLLSYTQDLTGDGDEGEDGDGADIPVMPKLFRETRTRSESPAVRTRNSNSASRRERHRPSLRSTRGRQGRNHVDESPVEFPATRSLRRRATSSAGTPWLSPASPYLTIDLTDDDVTPQSSSTPYNSLIQDSHLENLESPQVDGEGRETDGTEYQDGKEFGIGDLVWGKIKGFSWWPAMVVSWKVTSKRQAIAGMRWVQWFGDGKFSEVSADKLVALGLFSQHFNLATFNKLVSYRKAMYHALEKARVRAGKTFPSNPGDSLEDQLKPMLEWAHGGFKPTGIEGLKPNNKQPENKTRRRTADDSTTSDYCPPTKRLKTNCYNNGKDRGEEDQSREQMALDVTNNKSSLEDSCLSCGRKNPVSSHPLFEGGLCQTCRDRFLELFYMYDDDGYQSYCTVCCEGRELLLCSNTSCCRCFCVECLEVLVGAGTAADAKLQEPWNCYMCQTQRCHGVLWRRKDWNVRLQSFFTSDMGLEYEAPKLYPAIPAARRRPIRVLSLFDGIATGYLVLKELGIKVEKYVASEVCEESIAVGTVKHEGNIKYVNDVRNITKRNIEEWGPFDLVIGGSPCNDLSNVNPARKGLYEGTGRLFFEFYHLLNYTRPKEGDDRPFFWMFENVVAMKVGDKRDISRFLECNPVMIDAIKVSAAHRARYFWGNLPGMNRPVIASKKDKLELQDCLEFNRTAKLKKVQTITTKSNSIRQGKNQLFPVVMNGKEDVLWCTELERIFGFPVHYTDVSNMGRGARQKLLGRSWSVPVIRHLFAPLKDYFACE
- the DNMT3B gene encoding DNA (cytosine-5)-methyltransferase 3B isoform X1, which produces MLGGWGVCCLMFLLPFYPTQPGLLTQETMKGDTRQLNGEENASRREDSIITNGACSDQSSYSKDAPSPPILEAVGTPEIRGRRSSSRLSKREVSSLLSYTQDLTGDGDEGEDGDGADIPVMPKLFRETRTRSESPAVRTRNSNSASRRERHRPSLRSTRGRQGRNHVDESPVEFPATRSLRRRATSSAGTPWLSPASPYLTIDLTDDDVTPQSSSTPYNSLIQDSHLENLESPQVDGEGRETDGTEYQDGKEFGIGDLVWGKIKGFSWWPAMVVSWKVTSKRQAIAGMRWVQWFGDGKFSEVSADKLVALGLFSQHFNLATFNKLVSYRKAMYHALEKARVRAGKTFPSNPGDSLEDQLKPMLEWAHGGFKPTGIEGLKPNNKQPENKTRRRTADDSTTSDYCPPTKRLKTNCYNNGKDRGEEDQSREQMALDVTNNKSSLEDSCLSCGRKNPVSSHPLFEGGLCQTCRDRFLELFYMYDDDGYQSYCTVCCEGRELLLCSNTSCCRCFCVECLEVLVGAGTAADAKLQEPWNCYMCQTQRCHGVLWRRKDWNVRLQSFFTSDMGLEYEAPKLYPAIPAARRRPIRVLSLFDGIATGYLVLKELGIKVEKYVASEVCEESIAVGTVKHEGNIKYVNDVRNITKRNIEEWGPFDLVIGGSPCNDLSNVNPARKGLYEGTGRLFFEFYHLLNYTRPKEGDDRPFFWMFENVVAMKVGDKRDISRFLECNPVMIDAIKVSAAHRARYFWGNLPGMNRPVIASKKDKLELQDCLEFNRTAKLKKVQTITTKSNSIRQGKNQLFPVVMNGKEDVLWCTELERIFGFPVHYTDVSNMGRGARQKLLGRSWSVPVIRHLFAPLKDYFACE
- the DNMT3B gene encoding DNA (cytosine-5)-methyltransferase 3B isoform X5, translating into MLGGWGVCCLMFLLPFYPTQPGLLTQETMKGDTRQLNGEENASRREDSIITNGACSDQSSYSKDAPSPPILEAVGTPEIRGRRSSSRLSKREVSSLLSYTQDLTGDGDEGEDGDGADIPVMPKLFRETRTRSESPAVRTRNSNSASRRERHRPSLRSTRGRQGRNHVDESPVEFPATRSLRRRATSSAGTPWLSPASPYLTIDLTDDDVTPQSSSTPYNSLIQDSHLENLESPQVDGEGRETDGTEYQDGKEFGIGDLVWGKIKGFSWWPAMVVSWKVTSKRQAIAGMRWVQWFGDGKFSEVSADKLVALGLFSQHFNLATFNKLVSYRKAMYHALEKARVRAGKTFPSNPGDSLEDQLKPMLEWAHGGFKPTGIEGLKPNNKQPENKTRRRTADDSTTSDYCPPTKRLKTNCYNNGKDRGEEDQSREQMALDVTNNKSSLEDSCLSCGRKNPVSSHPLFEGGLCQTCRDRFLELFYMYDDDGYQSYCTVCCEGRELLLCSNTSCCRCFCVECLEVLVGAGTAADAKLQEPWNCYMCQTQRCHGVLWRRKDWNVRLQSFFTSDMGLEYEAPKLYPAIPAARRRPIRVLSLFDGIATGYLVLKELGIKVEKYVASEVCEESIAVGTVKHEGNIKYVNDVRNITKRNIEEWGPFDLVIGGSPCNDLSNVNPARKGLYEGTGRLFFEFYHLLNYTRPKEGDDRPFFWMFENVVAMKVGDKRDISRFLECNPVMIDAIKVSAAHRARYFWGNLPGMNRPVIASKKDKLELQDCLEFNRTAKDLRIPCTLHGCVQHGPRGPPEAAWEVLERACHQTSLRPPEGLLCL
- the DNMT3B gene encoding DNA (cytosine-5)-methyltransferase 3B isoform X2; amino-acid sequence: MLGGWGVCCLMFLLPFYPTQPGLLTQETMKGDTRQLNGEENASRREDSIITNGACSDQSSYSKDAPSPPILEAVGTPEIRGRRSSSRLSKREVSSLLSYTQDLTGDGDEGEDGDGADIPVMPKLFRETRTRSESPAVRTRNSNSASRRERHRPSLRSTRGRQGRNHVDESPVEFPATRSLRRRATSSAGTPWLSPASPYLTIDLTDDDVTPQSSSTPYNSLIQDSHLENLESPQVDGEGRETDGTEYQDGKEFGIGDLVWGKIKGFSWWPAMVVSWKVTSKRQAIAGMRWVQWFGDGKFSEVSADKLVALGLFSQHFNLATFNKLVSYRKAMYHALEKARVRAGKTFPSNPGDSLEDQLKPMLEWAHGGFKPTGIEGLKPNNKQPENKTRRRTADDSTTSDYCPPTKRLKTNCYNNGKDRGEEDQSREQMALDVTNNKSSLEDSCLSCGRKNPVSSHPLFEGGLCQTCRDRFLELFYMYDDDGYQSYCTVCCEGRELLLCSNTSCCRCFCVECLEVLVGAGTAADAKLQEPWNCYMCQTQRCHGVLWRRKDWNVRLQSFFTSDMGLEYEAPKLYPAIPAARRRPIRVLSLFDGIATGYLVLKELGIKVEKYVASEVCEESIAVGTVKHEGNIKYVNDVRNITKRNIEEWGPFDLVIGGSPCNDLSNVNPARKGLYEGTGRLFFEFYHLLNYTRPKEGDDRPFFWMFENVVAMKVGDKRDISRFLECNPVMIDAIKVSAAHRARYFWGNLPGMNRIFGFPVHYTDVSNMGRGARQKLLGRSWSVPVIRHLFAPLKDYFACE